In Macadamia integrifolia cultivar HAES 741 chromosome 1, SCU_Mint_v3, whole genome shotgun sequence, a single window of DNA contains:
- the LOC122063164 gene encoding protein MEI2-like 6 → MWNRKPQPQPQPQPLNPFAHPFWPSFHPKLPQLRLELPPLPPLPPPPFIGTSPTQPPWLHPPPLNCFPFMTGYHYYSPINHDDPPSLVPPAPTYVYSTATATATASSAARNITKERVESGLEAREAKKERVNGCKSRVLPADFKGFRSGFHRVRKCRRASIPRFVNHGRNPDHPLPPQTKASSSPPLHLLGCSVMIRHIPSKLSREMLIDLLDKHCIEENAKIKLGSSSSLSAYDFVYLPIDFRTGVNKGYAFVNFTSKEAADRFKTSFNGHKWHLFASKKICNIDDARIQGREGLVALFQRSKFPCDTDKYLPVQFSPPRNGSSRCPSPSVVGSISEKTNRRFFSAV, encoded by the exons ATGTGGAATAGAAAGCCTCAGcctcaacctcaacctcaacctcTGAACCCCTTTGCTCATCCCTTTTGGCCGTCGTTTCATCCAAAGCTGCCGCAACTGCGACTGGAACTTCCACCACTTCCTCCACTTCCTCCACCGCCATTTATAGGAACATCACCAACACAGCCACCATGGCTTCACCCTCCTCCTCTTAACTGTTTCCCATTTATGACAGGCTACCATTATTATTCCCCAATTAACCACGACGATCCGCCTTCGCTCGTACCTCCTGCTCCCACGTATGTCTACAGCACCGCCACAGCCACAGCCACCGCCTCCTCTGCCGCcagaaatatcaccaaggagagGGTTGAGAGTGGTTTGGAGGCGAGAGaggcaaagaaagaaagagtcaATGGGTGCAAGAGTAGGGTTTTACCAGCTGATTTCAAGGGTTTTCGAAGTGGGTTTCACAGGGTCCGAAAATGTCGGCGGGCATCGATTCCCAGATTTGTTAATCATGGAAGGAACCCAGATCATCCCCTTCCTCCCCAAAccaaagcttcttcttctcctccgcTTCATCTTCTTGGCTGCTCGGTTATGATAAGACATATTCCCAGCAAGCTCAg TAGGGAGATGCTGATAGACTTGTTGGACAAGCACTGCATAGAAGAGAACGCCAAGATCAAGTTGGGATCGAGTTCATCTCTGTCAGCATACGATTTTGTGTATCTTCCTATTGATTTCAG GACTGGGGTAAACAAGGGTTATGCATTCGTGAACTTCACAAGTAAGGAAGCAGCAGATAGGTTCAAAACTTCGTTTAATGGTCACAAGTGGCATCTTTTTGCATCAAAGAAGATCTGTAATATTGACGATGCTCGTATTCAG GGAAGAGAAGGATTGGTAGCCCTTTTTCAGAGATCCAAGTTCCCATGTGATACAGATAAGTACTTGCCGGTTCAGTTCTCGCCACCCCGTAATGGCTCTTCCCGGTGCCCCTCTCCTTCCGTCGTCGgatctatttctgaaaaaacgAACAGACGCTTCTTCTCAGCTGTGTGA